CCTGCATCATGTGGAAGCCACCTTAATTGTTGGCTGTTCTGGGTGTCCGTTGCTCACTTCAACTTTTGCATCTATTCCTGGGAGCTCGTAGCTTGCCAGATAAACAGGTGATTATACCCACCATGCTCTGGCTTTGGGACGAATAACAGTTTTGTCTGACAATTCTATGGTTGTAAAGGTACCAAGAATATACAGAGCTAATTGTTGCAATGATGTGTTTTCCACCGGCCTTTATCTAGTGAAAGACATTCATTCCTGGAACTCATAGGTGCAACATTTTGTGGCTTTGAGGAGAACTTGCCTCGGGAATTAGGATGtcccaaagcacaacagttgtgTCTGACAATGTGTATGTACAGATACCAAGTGCAGTTTACTGAATATGAATTTAATTGGTGTGCCTTCAGTTCGAGACTGCAACTCATGGCATGATGAATTTTCTATCAGGTAGGGCAAATCAAGCCCATCAATTAGGCAGAAAGAGAGTTTAAATAAAAGGCAATTAATTAAGCGCTTAGGCAGAAGGACTGGCTGCTGGATTAATGAATCACGACTTCTGTTTCTATATCATCATCAAACCAAACCATGATAGCAAACACAAGGACTGCACTTCCAATCTTGTGCTCCCCCACACGTCAAACGCACAAGTTAAAAAGGGATCGCACTTCCTTATCATCAGACCAAACCACGATACCGAAACAAAGGATCGCTCCTCCCATTCTTGCTAAACAACAGTGTCAAAGGTTCAGTTGCTAGTCCACTCCCTCACATCACAGGCCACAACTAATTCATATGGCTTCCTTTCTTACCCACCATTTTGGGCAAATCAGAAGAAGTGTCTAAAAAATGAAATCCATGCAGTTACTGACGGCGACGACAGATATGTGCGCACGTCACAGCGAAGAAGCTGTTGTTGGAGTCATCATGCCCAGCGCCTTGAGGATGAATGCGTAGGTGAAGGCGTCTTCTCGCAACTTCTCAAACCTGCAAGTTAAAACAACAACAGTTAGGCCGAAAAGCACAATTTTATTTGTTCCTTTTTGGCACTAATAACAGCATGCCACGTCAAAAAAGAAGAAATCAAACGCAAAGGAGTAATGTCTCCTTTGCTTTTTATTTACCTCCCCGACTTGGAGAAGTGCCCGGCGCCGAGCTCGCACTTGAACAGCAGGAGGTTGTCGTCTGTCTTGAGCTCCCTCAGCTTCGCCACGAACTTGGCAGGCTCCGAGTACATCACACGAGGATCTGTTTGCCACGGAGTAGTTAGCTGTGAGTATAATCTGGTGTTAACGGCTAACGGTAGCCAAAAGAAACTCAAAATCCAAGGGCAATACCATTTAAGCCAGCAGTAACGAGAATGTGGGGATAGTCTTGTGCTTTTACCTGCAGCAGAGGGACAGACATCTCAGGTAAATACATTTCGGCAGCCAGCCTCGATACCATGCGGGGCAAGAAAACACATATATCACAAAATAAAGATCAGCACTTACGTTATCAACAGGAGAATAAGATTTCATGTAATAGTAGTATTCTTCTTTCCTTGGATCACCCCACTCCTGAACCAAGGACAATAAGATGTGTTGGTGAGAGCAGAAACAAAACTGCAGGTGCGCAATGCAATGAAAGTTGATACCTAGAATAAATACATAACAAGACTAAAGCACGTGCATGGCCAATGGGCATGCACCGATTACACACAGGGCAAATTATTTGCttcctatttattttttattttttatcacAAGGATATATATGTCTCAGACATGCCCATCAAGCAATATTGGCCTAAGCCTGGTTTGGATCAAAGGCCAAGCTAACCTATGTCTAACTGAAGCAAGTGCACAAAGTGACAATATGACAGTGAATCATGCAAACAAAATTAATGGCAACGTAGGGGATCAATACCTCCCATTCAGCTGTAGTCAACGGGATAGTTGGGTCAAGCATAGTTGTGAGAACATCGACAAAAGGCACCCCAGCAACAGCTGCCTTGAATAAGTCGGGCCTCATATTTAGGACAGCACCCATCAACAGGCCACCTGCACTTCTTCCGTTGATGCAAAGCTTTTCTTTCGTACAGTACTTGTTTTCTATCAAGTGCTCAGCACAGGCAATGAAATCAGTGAAAGTGTTTTTCTTCTTCAACAGCTTTCCATCTTCATACCAATTCCGGCCCATTTCACCACCTCCACGGATATGAGCTATCACGTATACAAAACCCCTGTCCACCAGAGAGAATCTTGATCCCCTGAAAGTCGGGTCGATGCATATCTGTTGCCACAAGGAATGTGTAAGCAGTGAGCATGGTTAGCAGCAGCACAACACACTAATTGCTAAAAGCTGAAATGTGTTGATAGCCTCAGTTATATGACAATTTTTACATGAGTTAAAAGGAAACATGTTTTTACAGTTGCTCAGCAGACTTTACCAAACATACAATAACCGAAACCAGTACTATCAGAGAGGCAAAAAAAATCCCTGTTTAGGCTCTCTTTACAAGGGTGTGCCACCCTAAGCAAATTTGCATTTCAATTTTCTTGCATGTGCCCCCTTAATTTTCAAGGCAAACCAAATATGTTTGTATGATCTATATGATACTCTACAAGATTGTAGAAACTTGCTATTTAAAGGAGTTAATAACATCATAGAGTCCATACCTCATACGAGCCATATCCATATAGCAGCATGGGGTCTGAGCCATCAAGCTTCACCATATCTTTTCTGTAAAGAACGGACATGGGGATCTGAGTTCCATCAGAAGCAGCAGCCCATTTTCTCTCTGTTACATAGTTTGACACATCAAATCCACCTAAAACCTGAGAAAATCAAATATGGGTTCATAAGAGTTCTTTCTATTGAAATTGGTGAATAAATTAACACATTTGTTAGAATCAAGCAGACACCAAAATGTAGATGTAGATGGACCTAGAGCATTTACTGCACAAGAGGACAATGCTTGCATCGTGAACTAACAAAATCAAATCACTGAATATTTGGTGTCTCACGATTATTTCACCTTCCTTCTAAAAATACATGTCATTGTTATTTATGTACAGTAAAAATGACACATGTGGAATCAGACAGAGTATTAGGCTTGTAGTATAAAACAAAGCAAGTGCAAAGTTCTTCTGTTCTAATACTGAAACATACTGTCAGAATAATCAAGCAAATTAAGGACAGTATAAGAATCAAACAAGAAGTAATCAAATGATTTCCAACTGGAAATTCTGATATTCATTGTGCTTGGTTGCCGCGTAAGAAGGGGGATCCTAAACCAGGCGCACGGTTTGTTCCCATAGCACTGGTAGTGTTAAACATAGATACATCAAAGCTAAATGGTGCAGGTGATAACTTACAGTGTCGATTTTCTTCAATACCGACACCCCCGTATCCATGTCATAGTCAAAGATAGAGGGTGGCGTCCTCATTGAGCTATAATAAAagcgaacaacatttgaatggaactGTGATGGCTCAGGTTCCACTGCATATGCTGGATCAATAAAATCAATTGCCCGTCCTCCCTGAAGTTGCCCAACTGCCTCTCCAGTGGCTGGTAGGCGATAGACAGTTGCTTTTGGTAGACCATTCTCACGCTCATATACAGCAATGTGATTCTCAAAGAGTTGGACATCCTGAATTTTCACACTGCAAGGAGTTTCAGGTTTTTAAACAATAGTGCTACTTCATGTTGTCAATCAGAGTTGTACATCTATTGATAAGAAGAGCAAGTCACAGTCAATTAAATTTGCAACGAACAACTTTAACTGGTAGGTGTGTGCAGTTGTCAAATTGATGTGGATAATACATGACTATCCTAGTATAATCTAACACCATCCTTTACCGCAGATATTTTGAGTATATTAGAGATAACCCTGGAGTGTCCTTTTCATGGCATCAAGCTTCTGACCTGCTTTGTAACTGTAATAAACAAAACCTAGGAAGCAGATGTAGGTAAATCTAGAACTTAGTATTGCCATCATACCAATGATCCATATGCCCAAGATTACTACAACATGTAAAGAGTTAACAGGCTTGTGCCCACATGTTTGAAGATACCAGTAAGAACAGGTTCATTACTATCCAATCATGGTGTCAATTATGTACAAGCAAGATCTGAAAAATAAAGTACAATCTTCTCCAGATCTGTAAACCAGAACTAAGTCTACAGCGAAGTTTCATGCTCGAGCCTGGAGCTACAGAATGTTTACGTGAAGGTTTCTAGAAATAAGATTGATGAGTTATGGAAACAATGTCTTATTTTGGAATAATGTCCAAGCTCAGAAATATCATGCTTTTTCTATTACCGTTTCTATATCCTCCAAGTAGGTATATCACAAATAAATACAATAATACAAAAATATTATATTGAGGATGGTGTTTCAATAAACAATTGTGTAGTTGTCTACCAGCATACAATCCATCAACCACAAGACTGACCTTCCAGACATAAATTAAGTTTATTACCTTTCTCTATGCGGTAGCAAGACAGTAGTCTCAGCTACATTATTCAACGGGCAAGCAACCAATTCGGAGTTGTAGAATTCTTCGCTTCTCCTTGTAATATAGAAATGGTTTCCACGGTGACTTGCTGTTGTATCAATGCCATCTACACGAGGTGTCAAAACTGCGAGCTCCTTGCTCTGACTGGGTATGTCTAGGTAAAATATAAAACTTGTATTTTTGCTTCCAGATCCAACAAATAAATACTTTTTGCTTTCAGAAGCATGAAGACCAAGTGAAAATGTGTCATCCTTTTCATGATACAGGCATGTATCATCCGATTGATCAGTTCCTAACTTGTGTAACCATACCTGCAAAAGCCCATAAATGATAGACTCGATAAACTATTACAAACACTGGAAACTTGGTACTGTAATATCATATTATAAAACATATATGGGCCAAAGAATAACTGAATACTTTTTCTTGANNNNNNNNNNNNNNNNNNNNNNNNNNNNNNNNNNNNNNNNNNNNNNNNNNNNNNNNNNNNNNNNNNNNNNNNNNNNNNNNNNNNNNNNNNNNNNNNNNNNNNNNNNNNNNNNNNNNNNNNNNNNNNNNNNNNNNNNNNNNNNNNNNNNNNNNNNNNNNNNNNNNNNNNNNNNNNNNNNNNNNNNNNNNNNNNNNNNNNNNNNNNNNNNNNNNNNNNNNNNNNNNNNNNNNNNNNNNNNNNNNNNNNNNNNNNNNNNNNNNNNNNNNNNNNNNNNNNNNNNNNNNNNNNNNNNNNNNNNNNNNNNNNNNNNNNNNNNNNNNNNNNNNNNNNNNNNNNNNNNNNNNNNNNNNNNNNNNNNNNNNNNNNNNNNNNNNNNNNNNNNNNNNNNNNNNNNNNNNNNNNNNNNNNNNNNNNNNNNNNNNNNNNNNNNNNNNNNNNNNNNNNNNNNNNNNNNNNNNNNNNNNNNNNNNNNNNNNNNNNNNNNNNNNNNNNNNNNNNNNNNNNNNNNNNNNNNNNNNNNNNNNNNNNNNNNNNNNNNNNNNNNNNNNNNNNNNNNNNNNNNNNNNNNNNNNNNNNNNNNNNNNNNNNNNNNNNNNNNNNNNNNNNNNNNNNNNNNNNNNNNNNNNNNNNNNNNNNNNNNNNNNNNNNNNNNNNNNNNNNNNNNNNNNNNNNNNNNNNNNNNNNNNNNNNNNNNNNNNNNNNNNNNNNNNNNNNNNNNNNNNNNNNNNNNNNNNNNNNNNNNNNNNNNNNNNNNNNNNNNNNNNNNNNNNNNNNNNNNNNNNNNNNNNNNNNNNNNNNNNNNNNNNNNNNNNNNNNNNNNNNNNNNNNNNNNNNNNNNNNNNNNNNNNNNNNNNNNNNNNNNNNNNNNNNNNNNNNNNNNNNNNNNNNNNNNNNNNNNNNNNNNNNNNNNNNNNNNNNNNNNNNNNNNNNNNNNNNNNNNNNNNNNNNNNNNNNNNNNNNNNNNNNNNNNNNNNNNNNNNNNNNNNNNNNNNNNNNNNNNNNNNNNNNNNNNNNNNNNNNNNNNNNNNNNNNNNNNNNNNNNNNNNNNNNNNNNNNNNNNNNNNNNNNNNNNNNNNNNNNNNNNNNNNNNNNNNNNNNNNNNNNNNNNNNNNNNNNNNNNNNNNNNNNNNNNNNNNNNNNNNNNNNNNNNNNNNNNNNNNNNNNNNNNNNNNNNNNNNNNNNNNNNNNNNNNNNNNNNNNNNNNNNNNNNNNNNNNNNNNNNNNNNNNNNNNNNNNNNNNNNNNNNNNNNNNNNNNNNNNNNNNNNNNNNNNNNNNNNNNNNNNNNNNNNNNNNNNNNNNNNNNNNNNNNNNNNNNNNNNNNNNNNNNNNNNNNNNNNNNNNNNNNNNNNNNNNNNNNNNNNNNNNNNNNNNNNNNNNNNNNNNNNNNNNNNNNNNNNNNNNNNNNNNNNNNNNNNNNNNNNNNNNNNNNNNNNNNNNNNNNNNNNNNNNNNNNNNNNNNNNNNNNNNNNNNNNNNNNNNNNNNNNNNNNNNNNNNNNNNNNNNNNNNNNNNNNNNNNNNNNNNNNNNNNNNNNNNNNNNNNNNNNNNNNNNNNNNNNNNN
This portion of the Triticum dicoccoides isolate Atlit2015 ecotype Zavitan chromosome 7A, WEW_v2.0, whole genome shotgun sequence genome encodes:
- the LOC119334169 gene encoding protease 2-like, whose amino-acid sequence is MLLRIGLAVGSSLPLPLPPIPPLLPHSCRLLSRRRALLLLPHASSALSSSAAMAAPTPAAPVARKVPRKLAEHGDVRVDDYYWLRDDARADPAVLAHLRAENDYTAALMSVEFLRLCCGGGCNVMGLRCIVWLHKLGTDQSDDTCLYHEKDDTFSLGLHASESKKYLFVGSGSKNTSFIFYLDIPSQSKELAVLTPRVDGIDTTASHRGNHFYITRRSEEFYNSELVACPLNNVAETTVLLPHRESVKIQDVQLFENHIAVYERENGLPKATVYRLPATGEAVGQLQGGRAIDFIDPAYAVEPEPSQFHSNVVRFYYSSMRTPPSIFDYDMDTGVSVLKKIDTVLGGFDVSNYVTERKWAAASDGTQIPMSVLYRKDMVKLDGSDPMLLYGYGSYEICIDPTFRGSRFSLVDRGFVYVIAHIRGGGEMGRNWYEDGKLLKKKNTFTDFIACAEHLIENKYCTKEKLCINGRSAGGLLMGAVLNMRPDLFKAAVAGVPFVDVLTTMLDPTIPLTTAEWEEWGDPRKEEYYYYMKSYSPVDNVKAQDYPHILVTAGLNDPRVMYSEPAKFVAKLRELKTDDNLLLFKCELGAGHFSKSGRFEKLREDAFTYAFILKALGMMTPTTASSL